The following coding sequences lie in one Nocardioides sambongensis genomic window:
- a CDS encoding flavin reductase family protein produces MSALAMEPSADASTQPTPARMRDAMGSFATGVTVVTGLDGGEPVGFACQSFASVSLTPPLVLFCADHRGRTWPRIRTAGRFAVNVLAEDQQELCGRFGSSRGRRFEDLDWERSDWDTPSLPEVLMRVHAEVVDVHVAGDHDVVIGRVLGLETPREGRPLLFYRGEFGVEKPVAPAPYPWGYGDRWG; encoded by the coding sequence ATGAGCGCACTTGCCATGGAGCCGTCCGCCGACGCGTCGACCCAGCCGACGCCGGCCCGGATGCGGGACGCGATGGGCTCGTTCGCGACCGGTGTCACCGTGGTGACCGGCTTGGACGGCGGCGAGCCCGTCGGGTTCGCCTGTCAGTCCTTCGCGTCGGTCTCGCTGACGCCGCCGCTGGTGCTCTTCTGCGCCGACCACCGCGGGCGTACCTGGCCGCGGATCCGCACCGCTGGCCGGTTCGCAGTCAACGTGCTCGCCGAGGACCAGCAGGAGCTGTGCGGCCGGTTCGGCTCCAGCCGGGGCCGCCGGTTCGAGGACCTCGACTGGGAGCGCTCGGACTGGGACACCCCGTCGCTGCCGGAGGTGCTGATGCGGGTCCACGCCGAGGTGGTCGACGTGCACGTCGCCGGCGACCACGACGTGGTGATCGGCCGGGTGCTCGGCCTGGAGACGCCGCGCGAGGGGCGTCCGCTGCTCTTCTACCGTGGCGAGTTCGGCGTGGAGAAGCCGGTCGCGCCGGCGCCGTACCCGTGGGGGTACGGCGACCGCTGGGGCTGA
- a CDS encoding alpha/beta fold hydrolase: MSAPVNETDLSHDATLREIETPRGVLRYHEAGDGPPLLMLHGSGPGVTGWRNFGDNLAAFAPHFRCLILEFPGFGVSDPTDLHPMLAAMPAVGDFLDALGLAGPDDGGVDVIGNSMGGVVATRFATAQPDRVRRMVTVGGMGTNIFSPAPGEGIKLLQEFTEEPTRERLVQWLESMVFDRAMVTEELIQQRWDQATEPSTLASARKMYGKAAWAAMQKAAATSDAPPYWAMLHKVRARTLITWGRDDRVSPMDMALVPMRTIPDVELHVFPNCGHWAMIEQKDAWESAVLAFLLRQD; the protein is encoded by the coding sequence GTGAGCGCCCCAGTGAACGAGACCGACCTGAGCCACGACGCCACGCTGCGCGAGATCGAGACCCCGCGGGGCGTGCTGCGCTATCACGAGGCCGGCGACGGCCCCCCGCTGCTGATGCTGCACGGCTCCGGCCCCGGGGTCACCGGGTGGCGCAACTTCGGCGACAACCTGGCCGCGTTCGCCCCGCACTTCCGCTGCCTGATCCTGGAGTTCCCCGGGTTCGGCGTCAGTGACCCCACCGACCTGCACCCGATGCTGGCGGCGATGCCCGCGGTGGGTGACTTCCTGGACGCCCTCGGCCTGGCCGGGCCCGACGACGGCGGCGTCGACGTGATCGGCAACTCGATGGGCGGGGTGGTCGCCACCCGCTTCGCGACCGCCCAGCCGGACCGGGTCCGCCGGATGGTCACCGTCGGCGGGATGGGCACCAACATCTTCAGCCCGGCGCCGGGGGAGGGGATCAAGCTGCTCCAGGAGTTCACCGAGGAGCCGACCCGTGAGCGGCTCGTGCAGTGGCTGGAGTCGATGGTCTTCGACAGGGCGATGGTCACCGAGGAGCTGATCCAGCAGCGCTGGGACCAGGCCACCGAGCCGTCCACCCTGGCCAGCGCCCGCAAGATGTACGGCAAGGCCGCCTGGGCCGCCATGCAGAAGGCGGCCGCGACCTCGGACGCGCCGCCGTACTGGGCGATGCTGCACAAGGTGCGGGCCCGCACCCTGATCACCTGGGGTCGTGACGACCGGGTCTCCCCGATGGACATGGCCCTGGTGCCGATGCGGACCATCCCCGACGTCGAGCTGCACGTGTTCCCCAACTGCGGCCACTGGGCGATGATCGAGCAGAAGGACGCCTGGGAGAGCGCGGTGCTGGCCTTCCTGCTCCGCCAGGACTGA